The proteins below are encoded in one region of Clostridium fermenticellae:
- the cbiE gene encoding precorrin-6y C5,15-methyltransferase (decarboxylating) subunit CbiE has protein sequence MNVGIYIIGIGPGSEEYVLPKAVDIMKKSDVILGFHRAIDSLHFLCGKKIIVRRLSEIIDYINEYKDKTVSIAASGDPLFYGITNYIKNNYDGEIHVIPGISSFQYMMAKLCMSWQGSFLGSLHGREDEFLEAVEKNKISIWLTDARHSPGYIIDKLNRGNINAKMCIGENLSYEDEKITEVYIKGLNGISCSDLCVVVIENLDLD, from the coding sequence ATTAATGTGGGAATATATATAATTGGTATAGGGCCGGGAAGTGAGGAGTATGTGCTCCCGAAAGCCGTAGATATAATGAAAAAATCAGATGTTATACTTGGATTCCACAGGGCAATTGATAGTTTGCATTTTTTATGTGGCAAAAAAATCATTGTAAGAAGGTTGTCCGAAATAATTGATTATATAAATGAGTATAAAGATAAAACTGTATCTATAGCAGCATCTGGAGACCCACTTTTTTACGGAATTACAAATTATATTAAAAATAATTATGATGGAGAAATTCATGTTATTCCGGGGATTAGTTCGTTTCAATATATGATGGCAAAACTTTGCATGAGTTGGCAGGGAAGTTTTCTTGGAAGTCTTCATGGAAGAGAAGATGAATTTTTGGAGGCAGTCGAAAAAAATAAAATATCAATATGGCTTACTGATGCCAGGCACTCACCTGGATATATAATTGATAAATTAAATCGAGGTAACATAAATGCAAAGATGTGTATAGGTGAGAATTTGTCTTATGAAGATGAAAAGATAACAGAGGTTTATATAAAAGGTCTAAACGGTATAAGCTGCAGTGATTTATGTGTTGTAGTTATTGAAAACCTTGATTTAGATTAA